DNA from Rhodopirellula islandica:
CTGCAGATACCACTTCGACTGCCCCGACAAACTTGGATAATCATCACGTCGGTTCTCCAAATCCGGTCCGTGGCACTTCTGACAAGAAGGAATTTTTCGACCGCGATCACCACGCATCGCGAGCTCACGGCCGCGATCAATCGCAGCCTGATCCGGAATCGCTTCGTCAACTCTGGACCGCACATCGGCTGAATTCATCTCGTGATAGTGCTTGGACAAAGCTTCAATCTCTTGATCGGTCAGATCATGACACACCGGCATCATCACACCGCTGGTACGTTCGGAGGATCGGAACGCGATCAACGATTGACGAAGATACGCTTCTCCTTGCCCCGTCAGATGCGGAACCTGCTTGCCCGCTCGACTGCCCCCATCCACGCCATGACAATCAACGCAAGCTTGAAGGAGAGGCAGTTTCGCAAGTGCAGACAGATCGCTCTCTGATCGTTCCGCATGAAAGCTATCGCGATCCTCCTTCAATGCTTGTCGCAAATAGGCGACCACCGGCCAGATCTCGTCGCCTCGTGTTGGAACAGGCCAAGCGGGCATGCCAGCGAACTTGATTCCATGTTGGATGATGTAGTGCAGTTCCCTCGGTTCTTTCTCTAGCAGTGATCGGTCCAGTCTCGGCGGTGTCGGCGTCATCCCCTTGGCAACGGGCGGTTGTTCTTTCCCGGGCAAACCATGACAGAAACGACAATTGGTTTGGAAGATCTCGGCCCCCAATCGCACGTCCATCAGTTCACGGTCTTCGGGTGGCTCAGTCCCTCGAGAGTGAAAACTCACCGATCGGTCGCTTGCGAAATCGAGGAACCAACGTGTGACCTGCCAATGCCCACTGCTCGCTTTCACCGGAACGACACCGCTTATCAAGACAACGCTGCCCAGAAACCCAAAAACGCAAGCTGCGAACAATGCTCGCTTCCAAGTCAACAACATGATTCGGCACCGTCACTCTGCTTTGAAAGATGAAACCCAGGATCATTCATGTGATGCACTCCCGCAATGCGTTTGGAAAGACGCAACGGAGAGCCGTGCTGAACCATTCTCACCATCGCCGACCAAATCCCTTGTGAGCCAAAGCCCTCCCGCCAAGAAAGCAATGCCGCCGACCACCAACATCACTGCTCCACCAAGGTGTTGGTCCGTGATCGGATCCAGCCATCCTGAATGATGATGTGAATAGAGCAACCTTGGTGAGAGCGTC
Protein-coding regions in this window:
- a CDS encoding c-type cytochrome — translated: MLLTWKRALFAACVFGFLGSVVLISGVVPVKASSGHWQVTRWFLDFASDRSVSFHSRGTEPPEDRELMDVRLGAEIFQTNCRFCHGLPGKEQPPVAKGMTPTPPRLDRSLLEKEPRELHYIIQHGIKFAGMPAWPVPTRGDEIWPVVAYLRQALKEDRDSFHAERSESDLSALAKLPLLQACVDCHGVDGGSRAGKQVPHLTGQGEAYLRQSLIAFRSSERTSGVMMPVCHDLTDQEIEALSKHYHEMNSADVRSRVDEAIPDQAAIDRGRELAMRGDRGRKIPSCQKCHGPDLENRRDDYPSLSGQSKWYLQRQLELFEKRARGGTQTARLMHPIADELSERDRSDLAAFYASLPTSDKRSEK